The Glycine soja cultivar W05 chromosome 4, ASM419377v2, whole genome shotgun sequence genomic sequence ttatacttattgattggttttataaaaaatttattgtgttTGGATGAATATTAACATAGGACTGGTTTGTTTAAACCTAAAGAAACActttttaaataagtattttaataagTAGATAAGATTTgcttttcaaaataaacaaaaaccatttttttaagcAGAATCAGTTTAAACGAATAcactaataaaacaaaaaatttaagcaaactcactcataattaatttttttttaaaattgatttggaCTAGGttgatttatatttacatatttttattataaaatcaaattaaaaatttctacttaatatattattttttatctaatacaaaaatttatccttaattatttCAACTCATAATCGTATAATTTGTCCCATGTATAATGGCGACAAAAGGGAGTCGAAGTTCAGGAACTAAACATTATCATCAACAAAAATCTAAAAAGGGGATCACAGCAAAGCAAGACGACAAAACTGCCAAACTTGTTTGAACAAATTGATTAAGGGAACAAATCTAGTCATCGGTATTTCAACAAGTAAAGAACAATCACTCTCGATCgcatttgtttaattaataaatttgtttctaGGGCATGACACATTGCGTGTTTATTTCTTGagcattaaaatataaaatgctcCACAAATTAAGGTGGCTAGATAGCTAGCTAAAGTAAGTATTTCATATCCATCAACGCCGATATTCCATTCTATTCTTAATTAGTACTTTCCTCATATCCATCCATAAATGTCTCTTGCCCTGTCATGCATGTTCTTCATGAGCAAGATATTATTAAAGAAACCAATTAATTAGGATCTTGATGGGTATGTGATATTAATATGGCATACCGGACCTGAAAGAAGCAAGGGAAAACGGATATGGTGATGGAGTTAAAAGAGTCTCTTCCGGACCAACAGAAGCCATAGTTGCACTTGCACTTGCACCACTACTATCTCTACTCTGGATTGAACCATTATTAATATTCACAAAACCCAGATTATTCTGCTGCTGATCAACAAGGCTCGTGGAACTTTCacccttacaattattattatagCTTTGGTCAGGACCTTGATCATATAGTAGTCCATTAAATACATGCCCTCCGATGTTCACAGATGTTTGATACGCTATTTCATAAACCGCATCATCCATAGAACGAACCTTCACGCACCGAAATATAGCCATCGAATTTGTAGCACCCGGAAATTTCAACTCTAATCCTGAAATTAACattaacatatacatatatatctatttatttatagctAGTGTCAACAAGATAAcgacagaaaataaaaagtgaagtaATTCAGTAATTAAGTAAAATAACGCTTGAGCAGAAAGATACAGATATAACTAGACCTAATTCAGTAATAGCAGTagtgtatgtatgtgtgtgtatatatatatatatatccttcaGGAGTTTGATATTTGTCAGACATAGAAAAGGATATAAGTACATatagttgagaaaaaaaaaacccgaaAAAGCTACAGCTCCTAGGGATGTAGAGTATATGGTTTCTAATTTTGGTTGTGTATAAAGAAATAGTAGCATACCTGAATATGGGTTGTGATTTTGAGGAATATGGCGTCTCCTAATATTATCCACAGGAGTCCAAGTGCTCTTGATATGGGTTTGGCAGTGAAAGCCTTTGTTTTTACAGCAAGTTCTGCACCTTGAGTATGAACATTCCTTCTTGGCTTGGTTCCCACAGTCATGGCACTTTGAACCCCTTGAACTTGATATGCCTTGTTGCGTCGCCCTTTGCatcttattttctctaaaagaaCCCTTTCTGGCCCGGCTAGCGCTCCACCACTGCTTCTAGAGTACCTACTCCTACTGAAAGCAATAATATTCTTCTATTTCTCTTTGTTAAATAATTAGTTACCaaagttattattgttatttatataatcCTGCACTTTGCTCGAGTTCTAAAATACAAGTACATTATGGCAGGAGAATCAATTCTAGCTAGGTTGAAGTAAAACCCACGTCACTGAACCAC encodes the following:
- the LOC114408045 gene encoding protein SHI RELATED SEQUENCE 3-like, producing the protein MQRATQQGISSSRGSKCHDCGNQAKKECSYSRCRTCCKNKGFHCQTHIKSTWTPVDNIRRRHIPQNHNPYSGLELKFPGATNSMAIFRCVKVRSMDDAVYEIAYQTSVNIGGHVFNGLLYDQGPDQSYNNNCKGESSTSLVDQQQNNLGFVNINNGSIQSRDSSGASASATMASVGPEETLLTPSPYPFSLASFRSGMPY